A part of Sus scrofa isolate TJ Tabasco breed Duroc chromosome 15, Sscrofa11.1, whole genome shotgun sequence genomic DNA contains:
- the LOC110257049 gene encoding beta-defensin 130-like, with the protein MRLHSLISLLLLSLTIIPKARTGLIPGQKQCILLKGVCKDHACIGTEDTIGICNEEKKCCRKWWILNPYPTPVPKSKSP; encoded by the exons ATGAGACTCCACTCACTgatttctcttctcctcctctctttgACTATAATACCAAAAG CAAGGACTGGCCTTATTCCGGGACAAAAACAATGTATTCTTTTGAAAGGGGTGTGTAAGGACCATGCATGCATCGGCACAGAGGACACCATTGGTATatgtaatgaagaaaaaaaatgttgtaggAAGTGGTGGATATTAAATCCCTATCCAACACCCGTTCCCAAGTCAAAATCTCCCTGA